ggtaggattgactcgtctcatcagataaagattcgtgagatcgtatcacaagagacatactcaattTTGTAATATTTCAGACAAATGgtgaattatataattttaaataaatttatatatatattagaataCAAAATAAGGGCGACTCTCTTTCCATTCcttacattattattattttttttttagaaaaattgcATTTCTCCTTCTCTATTTTGTCattgttttatgtttttatcaATTTTCAGTTTTAGTCCTgtatttttcgattttttttgcaattttatatatttttatatcgaACATGACACAAAATTGGTGAACGTCGTGTCgaaaaaaaattactaaaattatCAAGAAAATCATCTAGTAAGTAAATGAATGGCATGTGTAATTTAGAAGGGACAATCTGGTCATGTGTTTTAGtcaaatcttgttttaaaaaaGCATAAAGTAACCGGTGGATGATCAAATCTTACTATGTGAAAGGttcttttgttttaaaaaaggACTTGTGTTGAATGGGAATGACAAATTTCCAACGTGACAATGTCATATGTGACTAAAAATACCGTCGATACAACACACACTGATGTGTAAAAATATCGATACATTGTGCAATACGATCATAATACTTCTGACTGTTGGTGATATTTGAATATAATCTTTACGGACATTCTCAAATTTTGGGACAATATAATGTATACTTTTTAAACGTTTTTTGGTTTTTGTAATAACTAATTTTAGTGTTATAGAATTTTATAtctttttataaatataaatatatatatatatatatatatatatatataattgttataTAGATCACATTCCAATAGCCATTAGTATTACTATATTAGATTAGGCTAAAAGATCCGTAAATGTCAAAAAATCTAGATACATGTGACAAGATCCGAAAGAAATTGGTGCACTTTCACTTACTTTTATGACAAAATTACACTTGTTTTTGGCTAAACAGTCAAACAGGCACATCCAATAAGTGAAACTGCAAAAATGTCCTTGAACAGTAagtgtaggaccgagtgcttaccgctttactaAAAACTATAGTTAGTGATAATGGTGcagctcaaatattttaaaccgcataGCAGCACaaacaccacggttcgatcgctctaccaaacagagacaattattgcacccaacaatctccatctcaataattgcacttcttgcaatcaatgagaatcaaactcgtgaccttggctctgataccaattgtaggaccgagtgcttaccgctttaccaaaagctatagctagtggtaatggtgcaactcaaatcttttaaactgtaTAGCAGCACAAACAACAtgattcgatcgctctatcaaatagaaataattattacacccaacaataaggataatatattttttttggtttAAGTATGGATTTGGATGGTGTGGCATTTAATAGGCCAACCCATTATTCTTGCGATCCATCTTTTCTCAATTCCCTAGTAAAAAAGTAGAAGAGTAAAAAAGAAGATGGCATTAAATCTCATAAATAATTGATCCCAGTCTCATTCATatgttcaaataaatatatgtttatcattttatcaaaagttataatCGATGTTAACGAAATTACAACTTTTCGAACGATATATTAGCCAAAACACCACGTTTCAAGTACGTGTAACAAAATATCATTTCGCCTGTTGTGAACCGCTAACTTAAAGCGAAAACAACAATACATTACTTGTAATGAGTTGGCTCGAATTAATGGAGGGAATTTTATGGATGGTCGTTGCAACAACTCAATTTCTTTATTATTCTACGAGACAATGGCTGAAtggatttattaatttttttgttaaaaaaaatggtACAATATTCtttacaaatatattatttagaaATATTATTCTAACACAGCATTCTATATGTTTTTATAGCTaagaaaataattgataaaagAAAAGTCAAATATGTAAGTAAGCTAgtggattaaaaaaaattgagctgacaaaaataaatattttcatattaatttAGGCTCATAAGTTGGAGGGTTGACGTTTGATTTATTATTGTTCATGATTTTTTGAGTCGAGAAGAAGTTTATTATAATTTAGTCTCAAAATCGAGATCTCATTTCAAACTTGACATAAGACGATGATGACATGTAActgtttaatttatatttatttagccCAAATCTTTGAAGTCCGATGAAAATAAAAGCCCATCAGACACGAAGACCCAAATGATGCTAAGTCCAGGAGAGATATAGTTGGTCCGAAGAAAAGCACGATGGAGGAGTTAATCCGCGACGCATCATTGGTGATCGTGGAATATGGATGGAACTGCTCAATGGAGTTGAACAAAAACAGGAAGGAAGAATCAGAAAAAAACGACACACACATCAACACAAAATCTACAGCAAAGCTCCGCAGGATTCTCTCAATTCTATgtctgtttattttaattttcagcagtcaagtatttgaattttttacatATTCCTTCAACTTTCTTGTAAAAATGTTGATCAAGTTCATATCaacataattatatttgatattaatgAATTCCTCCTGTAATTTTGTCATATTCCTCATTTTGTGTTTGCATTTTTTAGCCATTTCGAAGGAGTTAGAACTTACGACCGAATCGAGACCTACAACGTTTGGTTAAAGAAGTCGgatcatttcataattttaacacGATCACGTACCTAGCACACCTCGTAATTTTCGAGTCAAACAATATTGTATGTTTGTTGTCCATCTTGTTTAATAATGCCTCGATACTGGGTTAACTGCCCCACCTCAGTCGTGGTTTCGTTAGTTTTGGACCAATATGTTATGGGCTCCTAGGCCCACACTATTGGATCCATAAAATTAACTAGCCCACTAAATCAATACGGcccaatttatttatatatagatttaaaaatatatacgtCCCTCGGCTCGAATCATTGTATAataattcatatatttatattttttttcctttttacgTGAATGGAAAATTCTTGTGCAGACGTTTAATGAAACAAAATCCAAACTATTATTGAATCACACTCCATGCTTTTTCTTCTCCTCCCTCCTTCCATTGCTTTACGTCCTCCCGACACAACCCCAAGATTCTCCTCCCTTACTTATAGGGACAAGAAAATTTTTGTAACAGAGGAAAAGATGTGTTACCCAAGTGCATGTTTGCCCGGTGCTTACCACCGGACTAGTCCCGATCGGCCATCGATTACGCCATTGGCATCACTTGCAAGGGTTGATGATAGAGGTGTCCGGTCGGCCGAGAGAGCCAGCAGAGACGGTGCAAAGGTAACCACATGCCTGTGTTCACCGACGAGCCATCCAGGGTCGTTCCGGTGCAGGCATCATCATGGAGAATATCAGTGGGTTAAGAGACATAGACGAGCATTCTTGATATCAAAGATGGGAAACTGAAGTTCAATGATTTTATTTGCTATGACGAAGTTGTACAAATCAACAAATATGATCAATAAAATGCTAATTTACAACCTCACGTAGTATGATATAATTAGTTTGAACTTTACAGCGTCTGTTTCTCACATTGAGGTAAACATTTTCCCTGAAATTTTGATGGGAGGGTGTGATATATGATTTACATGGAAACTCACACCTGAAACCTGTAGAAATCATTCACACCGCGGCACCCCCGGTCTCGATCTCTCCAGTGCACTATTACTGTCAAGGAATGGAAATTAGTCTAACAAACAAAAACACAAGGAAAGAATGATTGGACACAATGGTGTAAGAAATGAATCTGTTGGTGCATAATAGTTTCCAAATTTAACATTAAAAATCAAGAATTACATACCCTTTATCCTACATTTGCCCCCAATAATAAGAGATCATGATCAATGGGAACATTATGAAATCAGCAAAGAGTTGAATTTTACCTCAGGATAGCAATTCTGCGAACTAATCGTTTGGTTGCTTGTATCTGCAACGACTTCGCATGATATGGTCGTCTGTATCAAATCACAAATATCAGACACGTATAAAGATATGATATCAACTCCACAAGAAACTTTGAAGTGAATCTCTCGACTGGTAACTCTCTGGATTCGGATTGTCCTAGGGATTATGTTGATTTTCCACGTCGGTTGAATAAATAACCGAGTTGTATATATAGGTTTGGACAATCCTCTCCCCCTTGAGCatgcttttggggttgagttaggtccaagttccaatcttaacatggtatcagagctcgggttccaccgttatgtgttggactgtccATAGTTGGGTCACCCATTCTACCAataattaagtcatttgtaatGAACGTCAGAGAGGTGTGTTAATTGTTCCACGTCGATTAGATAAATAACtttggagttgtatatatgaacTTAGACAATTATCCCTTTGGAGTTGAGTTAGATCCAAATTCGATCTTAACAGACTACTGATTAACATGACGATGTAactcaattttttatatattaattttagaaaaatttggGTTCGAGtaattcaatttaaaatatcaaaataataaCTGGGATGGCTCAATTTTCATGGTTCTGGATGTAAGATGAGCAACCAGACCATTATGGTACTCAAACGTTGATATATGTAGCTCAGTTAGGAACACAAAGTTGAAAAATGAAAACTTTCCAAGAAATACAGCAAAAATTTACCTTGAGAGGCAATTCGAAGAAGAAAAGCTTGAGCTTTCCACCAATCTTCGACTCTGTGTCGAACGTGATCACACCGTCCGCCACATCCTCCACCAACAAAACCACGTCGCTCAAGATCTCCACCGCTTCCAGATCGAGCGTGGCGTTCACGTACGAAGAGCTACGGGCCTTCACTTGCCCGCCCTCCGAAGACGCATTCCCCAGGTTCTGTCCCCTGTACCCGATAGTGACATTCACCCAATCGTAGTCGATGGAGTAAAAATCCCGGTTCTTAACACTAACGGTGAGGTTCAGCTTCACGTCGAGTGAGATTTCGGGGAGCGCATGGAAGCTGAGGCGATTCAGGCTCAGGTGGACGATGGAGAGCTTGGGTTTGGATGGCCAGAGGATGACCAAGGCGGCCACGAGGAAGATGAATACGACGGAACAGGAGATTACACCGCAGCGGCATGATTTACGGAGTACACCACGGTGGTAGGACGGAGGATACGGAGGGAGAACGTCGACGTATTGGGATGATTGGGGCTGGCTTTCGGAGAGGAGAGGCTGGTGGGACGACGACGCATCGTAATGTTTCGATTCCGCCATACAGGTTTGCAGGGTTTGAAGTTTCTCTACTGTTTGCGTTCCTGCGATTACCTTTGATTGAACTAAACTCGTGTTGTCTGCGCTTAAGAATTTGGAACTTAGGACTTGGACAAATCCGGATTTGTACAGTGTGGAGTTTTGAGATCGAAACTGACTTTGTTGTCGTGCTTTGGAGTGGTGACACGTTTACTattgagtagatctcttgtgagacggtctcacgaatctttatctgtgagacgggtaccgatattcacaataaaaagtaatactcttattataaaaaataatattttttcatgaatgacccaaataagagatccgtctcacaaaatatgactcataaaaccgtctcacacaaatttttaccttaCTGTTTTACGTGGTAAAACGTTATCCAGTTTATAATacttttcattattttattttatttcgaaAACGATAACCAAGCGAAAATGGACACGACCACGGCCTATTTTAAGTTTCGAAGGCCTTTCTGGATTATTCAAGGTCAGCAAATTCAAGCGCGATTTATGACTTTAGCAAGTTATTACGGGTAAAAAGTAAAGTCAAAGGCATGTGGACTAAGTAAGTTCGAAACCCTTACTAAATCTGTACTTTTGGCATCAAGATCACGTGAGTCGATTGTGAATTGATtcaatgtgtatatatatatattgttccTTTGTATGTATAAAACAAattatgattttgaaaatttatgtaATCAAATATAGGAAATTATGTGGCATGGATGAATTATCAGTAATCACCTaattataaacagtaaaaacatTTATGTACGTAAACAAATCAtcgaatattattaaaaatttaatgctcaaattaaatatattcGAGTTCGAATCTGATTTCAAACTCGAATGTTTTGACTCAAGCTCAATCCTATATCGTTCGAATAATAATGTTTGAGAATAAAAATTCGAACGTTTGAAAGAAAGcttgaaaaatattcatttgatatataataatattatattgataaaaatattaagacTCGCGAACGACATATTAACTATCAAACAAAATAACTTTGACTCAGTTCGACTCGAAAAAAGTCTGTATATTTTCGAATTTGACTTGAGTTAAAATAAATtcgaatataaatcaaatatttatctagCTGACTCCAAAAATTCACGAGCAAACTAAATTTGTTTAATCAAGTATCttatatcatttaaaattgcaatataaaataaatagcttttaaaattgtttttgaTGATATATGTGTGTGGCTATGGACATGCAATGAAACGCCATTTTCTTTTCGTAACAAAATTTACGCCTAAGTTGTGATCCGTAGACTTTCTTACATCACCTTAGACGCtatttaacacacacacacacacacacacacacaagtaACGGGTAAAATGAAGACATCAACAAGGAGCTATCGAATAATGGTACAAAAATTCTCAAGATTAATCAAATATTCAGCTATTTTTTTCACTCGTCCCTTGACTATGAATCCCTTGTAAATATAGCTCCACGTCCTCGAGATGATCTTTGACTATTTCCTCCAAGGTGATTCCTCGGGCAACAATACAATCTTAAGCCATCCACATTTAAGTAAAACACACACAAGAAGTTCACATAATCATGTCTTTAACGGAGCCTTCTTCTCGCGGTCAgaaattcgagcaggggcattggAGTGCGATTTAAACCGGCCCCTACCCCCTCCATCATCCTTTTCCTGCATAAAGACAAGTCGGTGCTTGATatctaaatttcaaaaaataatttaggGCAGAGCAATTTATATGAACCAAAATACACCACATCTAAAGAATAATCAGGTGTGTGGTTCGGAGATTACAAAAAGAAGACCGTAAAACTTTGAGCTGGGAAAAAAGCAGTGTGCCATAACTGAGTTAGACATAATTGTCGGAATTCACTGACAGATGAACATGCTTCCACATTTAAGCTTCCTTCAAGATTCTTCTCCATACCAACATCCATTCCAAATTTCCAATGTATAGAACAATTTACAGTTTTTCTAATCACAGCAGAGTTTAAATACAAGTGAAGCACGACAAAATCAGGAGACATCCACAACTAGTTTGGAACTGTGGTTTTTCTGTCAATGGTTCTCTAAATATGCATACATGATGATATTAAAGAGGTTGCTATAGTAGCCCTTCAATTTTAGTTATGTTGCATTGGAAAAAAAGATAATGATGTGACAAAACAAACTCATCTAGGATAAGCTTTAGTTCATTACCTTTTTCTTAACTATCTGTACCACATCCTCGTCCTGAAGAGAGTGACTAAGACCGCAATGTTGTGGATAGTGCCTTGCACTCACACCCCAAACTAGAACATACTTTACATCCTTTACCAGGCTCCGATGAATATGGTTACAAaaatcttcaactgtgcagcCACCTCTACCctgaaacaaaataaaatgcaaTGAAGATTATAATATACATTCCAAAAAGAGAATTAAAGTACACGTCAATGTAACAGAACTACATAGAACTTGAGCCACAAAATAGGTTCAGTAGAGGAATACAAATATAGAAAGTGGATTATTGATGAGAAACACAACATACAGCAGAAAGGACAACTGGATCAGAGAAGTCTGGTTGCTGGCCCTGAGGCTTTGTGTATATTCTCACAAGACCCATCTCTTCCCACATTTTTGCAAGCAGTCGGTCCAGATTTAGCTGTTGAAGCAACACAAACACACAATGTTACAAAGGAACTGACTGTGAATTGTTTGACCCAATTTAAGTTCCTATATAAACATTAATAAATGTCAAATGGCTGTCTTCCAAAAAACAACACATGTCCAGCATGTGTCAAACACGGTATGCTAAAGATTTACATACCTTCAAGTTGCAGCTAATAACAACTGAATTTGGCTGTCGTGCTAATCTATCCACATCGTCAATGCCGATCACATCTATCTTGTTATAGACATATATGCATTTCATGTACTTACGATTCCCCTCAATAACATCGATGAGATCATCGACCGTGGCGTCTTCACGAAACAAAACCTTAAACAAACATGAAACCCAACATCGTCAAGTGAAATCTTGGCCCAAGGTAATTCTTGATCTTCACAATCTGCAACTCTAAATAACATCCCAGCGTGCCCATAAATGGTCTAATTTCACATATGCACAAGTATTATGCACATATTACCTAGTGACTAGAGGTTTTGAGAACGGTTCAAAAGGCTGAAGTTTTTGTCGAAACAGAAAATGGATTGCATgcataaagaaaataaatattacaaataaatattacaGAGAGTAAATAATTTGTAGTAAAAGATAACTAAAACGAGTAAATTTACAGCACTGGTCATCATGCCACAGAGAGAAGAGAGTGAACAAGGGGGGAAATGTAGGGAAGGGAGAGAAAGTACCTCAGCATTGTGAATCTTGTACTCATGTAGTATTTGATAGCAAAGCTTCTCGTCAACATGAGTTAATGCCATCGTGCTATTAAAAGAAATCCCCcctgtttttttctttttgaagtATATCTGTCAGCAAGAGTCATGATGAGACAACTTCTAAAGCAGGAGGCCAGATTCCTACTGACAATAATATGTAACAAAGTTGAATGCCACTAATATGCATTACTTGAGGTGGTCTTTTGTTTAAGCGCAAACCCACAGCTTCAAGCTCCTTCGTCAAGATTTGTCGATGCCCTTCACtctaaaattacaaatttaggTGAAAGGTATACACCCAGGTAAATGATTAAATAAGAAAGTTGCATAAATGGATTGTAGGTGAAATTGTCACAGAGCAGAAGATGCCAAGTCAAATGATATTCAATGAGACTCGCAAAATCAGGAACACGACCAGTCACCATTTCTGAAAATGTCAACATGAATATTTTTTACAATCATGCAAAAATCGAACTCTTTCTCCATGCAAAATTGCCATTCATTGCTCATGTCCGGGATGAAAGAAAGAATACATCAATGCAACCGGACAGAAAACAGGAAGGGCAATGAAGATGATCCCCTATGTAGAAGTCTTCATTTCTGGCTGTTTTATTAGGAAACTATTATGGCGATCATGAGATGTTGGCTATGGAATGATAAAAAATTACCACAATATTCTGAAATATTATAAGCGGAATTGGATTTTTGTTTGTTATCAGTCATCAGCTCATGCTACTGGTCACATAAATGAGTTCAAGGTAACATCCCCTAAATATTAATGTTGATCTTAGCATATGCGATGTGAGCACACAGATTACTCACAACTAACAGCATGCATAGCAATCCACGAGTGAATTTATGAAACTACAAACATCTCACAAAATGTGGGCCTCGACATTAAATTCAAGATAAACAGCTGAATACACAACCATAAAATAATCCAGAATATCAATTTACATGGTTATCAATTTCAATTATATGGTGCTACTTCATTTTCAATATGTGAGATGAAAACATGAAATtaagataataataatacaatTTCGCTATTGCATGTTCACAactaaaatgaaatattttcagcagccaagatattatgtatatgctttCCAAACAGGCCATTCTTTCGAATAATCCCATCACATGCAGATATCAAGCAGACATGAATCATCATAATGTTGAATATGCATTAGCATTAGTATAACTTGTCATTAATTCATTGCAACTGATAATACTTGTAATTACTTTTGAAGCATCCAAAACCATCAGCACAATATCGGAAGATTTGGACACGGCAATAACCTGGCATTGAAAAAGAAGTTTCTATCAGGGTTTAGATCTTCAACATTTCTTCAGCATCGCTGCTGTAACAATTGTTTTGtagaatatttatttgtaaacaAAATTTTCACCTGCCTACCACGCCCCTTTCCTTCTGATGCACCTTCTATAATTCCAGGAAGATCGAGGAGCTGTATTTTAGTATCATTGTAGTGAATGATCCCAGGAATACAGGTAAGTGTGGTAAACTCATATGATGCAGCTTCGGAATGTGTTCCTGTCAACAGTGTCAAAAGTGTCGACTTTCCAACACTGAAAGTAAAACCTTGTAAGACACATCTCCAAAAGAAGAATATGAAGGTAATGATGTAGCTTCAGCTTTCAAAGTTAAAATGCAATTCAAATTGGCAAGCTACATTTCTCTCAACTAACATTAACAGTCTTCCAACAAATTCTATCATATCTAAAGAACAACTTCTAAGGGTTAAAAATGAACTGGTAGCCATTGAACGAAGTTACAATAGTATAGAATGAGACAAGAACCATCAAAAGACACTTAACTAATCATCAATTGCAAAATAATCCCCAGAGAGTCAACTATGTGAAGAAAAATAGGATCCAATTTTAGAGTCATAAGCACCGGcaattttcttttttctctcACTTTTTCCAACAAGTATTGAGAAAACAAACCTGGGAAAGCCTATCAGTGCAACACGTCCATGGCCAAATTTTGTAACTTCAAAACCCTCCCCGGCTCCACTTGAACCCTGATCCATAATGAACAGCCATCAGAACATGGCTTGCAAACTTAAGTagcaatattttgaaaactaAGAATACTGATATACAAATGAAGAAGTCATATACTTTCGGCGGCTCCAACAATTGTGTCCTCAGCTTCGCTATCTTAGCTTTTAGCTGACCCAAGTGGTATTCTGTATGGTTAAATTACCTCATCAGTATAACGTTTAGATTCAAAGAACAAAGTCACATGCCTATAATAAAAACCAAATTAAGCAACCGTAAAATAAAGAACACAGACTATAATCTCGAATACAAATCAAGCTCAGTAAACTCAAATTAAAACCATCGATAGGATAGTAAACAAATCCAGATATAGAACAAGTATAAAAATCGGGTGTTAAGAATGAATTCGTGAAGATCAAATGTATTTCAAAACGCATAACTGATCTCGTTATTAAAATTTTCCAGCTCAATTCACACCCAACGTAAAAGccacacagcaaatacaatatctatCATCCAAATTAATAATGATAACATAtactggaaaaaaaaaaaaaaaaaaaacctgttGCTTTATTTTTCTGCGTCCGGGCCATCTCAGCTTCAATTTCTTTGATCTTCTCAATGATCCCCATCCTGCTTCAGCTGTAATCATCCACAAAAACTGATATCATCCACCAACTAAATATGCTTCAAAAAACAGTTACACGGTCACATGGTTTCGGTCGAACTTATATAATTGatcaaaaaaaggaaaaaataacgTAAAATCAAGCTATAATCCAATCGAAGGAATTGATAATGCAATAATCTGTGTTCTTaataaaactcaaaacataGATACGGGGAGAGAGTTTACTCGATGGAATGGTGAGATGCAGCAGATGATTTTTGATTGAGAGGAGGGGTGATGATTATTTATGCAGAAATCGTGATTACTCTGACTAGGGTTAGGGTTGCTATTCAGCTGTGGCACGCTTTCGCATTAAGAAGGGTGAAACTTGAAACTGTCCAACAAAGCGTATACGAGCGTCTGCCTATAAATGGACATAAGCAAACATCTCATAATCATAAGAATACATCATCAGCAGATGGATTGAATTGTTTACAAAGCTTCGAATCAAGAGGAAAACATAATATTTACAAATCATTCAATGGTATGTTGGAGATAATGTTCAATTTATTTTtgcaaaatttttttatcatgttcattcaaatttaaaaacaagatattcgagaaaaaaaattgacaaaatATTCTAGTTTCCTCACACGGTCTTGTAGAAATGTGATCTTATTTTGTTCATTTTGCTATGATTTCTATTGAACGTGAACTGCTTCGATATTCATATTTCATAAATCGATAGTATATTTAGTGATAGTAGTGCGAGCATTAATTTTGATGACGAAATtgaaatgttgaaaataatatagttaATGAAATTAGAAagctttttttatttaaacaaataGAAAATAGAAGCTTTTGACAGTGTAAAGGGGTAAATTAACTTTTGTCGACCTAATAATTTCAAGAGTGTTTGCATTTTTTCAGATTCAATCCAAGCGGTTCAGACAGTAACCAAACCTGGTGAAGATCGTGGCCTAAATGGATGGATCATTACGGAAATCAAATCTTGCTTGGAATCTTCGGATTTTATATCACTTCGTCATACGAGAAGAGCGTCGAACAAAACAACTCATCATCTAACGAGTGAAGCTCGGAGGGACTTCCCGAATGACCGTACCGAGGGCATCAGTCTTGCCCCTGGGCTCCGGTGGTTACCTCATGGATCGGTAGGAAATACCATTCCGGCACATGCTACTGGGGAATGGTTTAATTGTATGTAACATTATGAACATCGTATTGACTGACTCTTTGAAGATGAATTAATAGATATGTGtgatttatttcaaaaaaaaaaagtgtaaAGGGGTAAAATGATGCATAATATaactgaataaaaatattttccgaaAAAAGCACTCAAAACTAAGAGAGAACAACTTAACTAATATCCAAGATAAACTGAATAAAATTATCAAGAATTACGGTTGTTCACTTGTTCTTCACATATTTAATCTCTAAAATCTCGACAGCATTTCCTCTGTTGTACCCTAGCATGTATTGAGGAATCTCTTCAAGATTGACGCGCTTTCCGACAAAACCACACCAACATTCCTCTTCAGCATCTTCTTCTTCAAAATCATCTAGGCCAAAGCCAAAATCACAAGATAAACAACGGGTAACCGGAACCACTGAAATGTTGGAACAGCGGCGGATTTGAAAATTTAGTTGGAAAGATGCTTACgactagaaaaataaaattttattttagggATAGACAGTTGGCTGAAATTTGGATTTGCTTTGACACACAACTGTAATGCTTACCATCGAGTTTGAGATAACTAAGAAAGTGGG
This window of the Primulina tabacum isolate GXHZ01 chromosome 12, ASM2559414v2, whole genome shotgun sequence genome carries:
- the LOC142520607 gene encoding developmentally-regulated G-protein 2; this encodes MGIIEKIKEIEAEMARTQKNKATEYHLGQLKAKIAKLRTQLLEPPKGSSGAGEGFEVTKFGHGRVALIGFPSVGKSTLLTLLTGTHSEAASYEFTTLTCIPGIIHYNDTKIQLLDLPGIIEGASEGKGRGRQVIAVSKSSDIVLMVLDASKSEGHRQILTKELEAVGLRLNKRPPQIYFKKKKTGGISFNSTMALTHVDEKLCYQILHEYKIHNAEVLFREDATVDDLIDVIEGNRKYMKCIYVYNKIDVIGIDDVDRLARQPNSVVISCNLKLNLDRLLAKMWEEMGLVRIYTKPQGQQPDFSDPVVLSAGRGGCTVEDFCNHIHRSLVKDVKYVLVWGVSARHYPQHCGLSHSLQDEDVVQIVKKKEKDDGGGRGRFKSHSNAPARISDREKKAPLKT
- the LOC142520692 gene encoding uncharacterized protein LOC142520692 isoform X1, encoding MAESKHYDASSSHQPLLSESQPQSSQYVDVLPPYPPSYHRGVLRKSCRCGVISCSVVFIFLVAALVILWPSKPKLSIVHLSLNRLSFHALPEISLDVKLNLTVSVKNRDFYSIDYDWVNVTIGYRGQNLGNASSEGGQVKARSSSYVNATLDLEAVEILSDVVLLVEDVADGVITFDTESKIGGKLKLFFFELPLKTTISCEVVADTSNQTISSQNCYPECTGEIETGGAAV
- the LOC142520692 gene encoding uncharacterized protein LOC142520692 isoform X2, with translation MAESKHYDASSSHQPLLSESQPQSSQYVDVLPPYPPSYHRGVLRKSCRCGVISCSVVFIFLVAALVILWPSKPKLSIVHLSLNRLSFHALPEISLDVKLNLTVSVKNRDFYSIDYDWVNVTIGYRGQNLGNASSEGGQVKARSSSYVNATLDLEAVEILSDVVLLVEDVADGVITFDTESKIGGKLKLFFFELPLKTTISCEVVADTSNQTISSQNCYPE